In Monodelphis domestica isolate mMonDom1 chromosome 1, mMonDom1.pri, whole genome shotgun sequence, the sequence GCAGGGACTCTTCTCTGGCAGCTGCCCCGGGCGGATGGACAAGATGCAGGAGACGCTGCTGGGCTTTGAGGAGGGCCTGGCCTGCCCCAGCCCAGCCTTTCTGTCCTCCTGGGACTGGAAGGAcacgccgctgccgctgccgccgtcGGGACCGAGGCCGCCTCCAGGCCCGGGCCCGGGGCCCTTCGAGCTGGGTCGGGCCGGCTCCCCTCAGAGCCTGTCCCCCACACCGTCTTTCGCCTCGTCTTCCTCGCCCGCCCACCCCGGGGTGACCTGCGGCCACGGAGGCGCGGGCGGCGGGGGCGGCGGCGGCCTGGTGGCGTGCGGGATGCTGGCCTTCTCCTCCGCCTACCTGCAGAGCCCGGGCCCCAGCAAGGCCCCGCGGGGCGCCAAGGTGCGGATGTCGGCCCAGCGGCGGCGCAAGGCCAGCGAGCGCGAGAAGCTGCGGATGCGGGCGCTGGCCGACGCCCTGCACACGCTGCGCAATTACCTGCCGCCGGTGTACAGCCAGCGGGGTCAGCCCCTCACCAAGATCCAGACCCTGAAGTACACTATCAAGTACATCGGCGAGCTCACCGACCTCCTGAACGGCTCCCCGCGGCCCTAGCGGGGTGCCCGAGCTGGGGGCGCCGCGGCCTCACCCGGGACACGGACGAGCCGAGCCCGACGGGCTTCTGCCAGCCTTGGCTTGGCACCTACATGACACAAGGGCCATCGCGTCCGTCTGGCCCAGGAGGACGAGGCGCCGGCTGGGGGGACTTTTCACTGGAGCTCCTCCGCGGGGGCAGCGCACTTCCCTTCCCGCCTGGCCCGATAGCATTGCCTGGGAGCTGTCCAGCCCCGCCGGGCCGGGACACCTGGATCTCCGCGGCTGGGACCTGGCGTGAATTCGCTTTCGGAAGAG encodes:
- the MSGN1 gene encoding mesogenin-1, producing the protein MDKMQETLLGFEEGLACPSPAFLSSWDWKDTPLPLPPSGPRPPPGPGPGPFELGRAGSPQSLSPTPSFASSSSPAHPGVTCGHGGAGGGGGGGLVACGMLAFSSAYLQSPGPSKAPRGAKVRMSAQRRRKASEREKLRMRALADALHTLRNYLPPVYSQRGQPLTKIQTLKYTIKYIGELTDLLNGSPRP